In bacterium, the DNA window AATTGGCGACCGGGATGAAATAGCTGATCTTGTTTAAAATATATAGAATAAAAAGCAGTTTTGAAGATATGTTAAGTTAAAGTTTTTGGAATGTTAACTTTTACTAATGCTATTATGGTAAAAATATAGTATAAATTTGAGTTTATATAACTAATTAGGCATGTTTATGTTTTTTGTGGATTTAATATCCTGGATAATATTAATATATTTAACATATTTTATAGTTTATAACATTGTTATTATTTATAATTCTTCGAGAGGAAGATTGTTTGATGTTGCCAAAAAAGACTATCTGGCAAAGTTTCAGCAAAACTTAACAGTTGTAATCTATTCGCACAACAATTCTAACAAAGTTAAAGAGCTTATAGAATCACTAAATAAACAAGATTATGAAAGATATAAATATTCAATAAATATCCTGCTTGATAATTGCAATGATGAGAATACAAAACTTCTTGAAATAATAGGCGGAACAAAATTATGGCGAATGAGTACGGATGTTAAACCCCTAGGCAAATTTAAAGCACTAAGCTGGCTCTTTGAAAGGATTTTGGCATGCGAAAATACTAATGCTTTTGTGTTTTTAGATGCAGAAAGTCGAATAAAAAGTGATTTTCTTCAAAAAGTTAATGCGTCTGTTCATTACAATCCTGTCATTGTCGGAGAAGTTTTATATAAGAAGAACAATTTTTTAAACAGAATATTAAATTTCAGAAATAAACTAAAAAACAGAATTATAAGACATGGAAGATTTTATTCTTCTCTTGGAAATACGATTGATTCGGATCTTTTTATTATAAGACAGGAAATCCTCGAAAAAATCAAATTCAAAAAAACAGAATACGGTTTTGAAGAATATGAATATTCAATTAACTTAAAAAATAATGAAATTCCTGTTTTATATTCAAATGAAATAACAGTAACAAAACCTGTTAATGAAACTTTAAAAAGCATTGCAAAAAAAGATTATGAAAGAAGATATAAAGGCTTAATTACTCTGAAAAATAATCTTCCGCTTTTATTTTCAAGCTCTAATATTGGTGTAAAAGAACTTATTCTCTCACATATCTATCCGTCAAATACAATTTTTGTATTATGGACTGCTGCGTTGATGTTTATTTATAAAATTTATCCTGTAACTTCTTTTTCGCAGACAGTAAGTTTTAAATATCTTGTCTGTCTTTTGGCTTCTAAGTTCGTAGTAGACGCCTATTCCATGATTACGGCAAGATGCG includes these proteins:
- a CDS encoding glycosyltransferase family 2 protein, whose protein sequence is MFFVDLISWIILIYLTYFIVYNIVIIYNSSRGRLFDVAKKDYLAKFQQNLTVVIYSHNNSNKVKELIESLNKQDYERYKYSINILLDNCNDENTKLLEIIGGTKLWRMSTDVKPLGKFKALSWLFERILACENTNAFVFLDAESRIKSDFLQKVNASVHYNPVIVGEVLYKKNNFLNRILNFRNKLKNRIIRHGRFYSSLGNTIDSDLFIIRQEILEKIKFKKTEYGFEEYEYSINLKNNEIPVLYSNEITVTKPVNETLKSIAKKDYERRYKGLITLKNNLPLLFSSSNIGVKELILSHIYPSNTIFVLWTAALMFIYKIYPVTSFSQTVSFKYLVCLLASKFVVDAYSMITARCGFNDYKNAFALFFITPVLYVKSVFKGFLSNSQPKPIKKKNKKVIAETLNYDKNTVNATITNGRKELPCKLEIVKTDEYSQVVFIFNNKRLSSSKQPRINYAVEEIIGKLRSHGFALKICANCGYFYMPESIISHSDGEQGYCLYNNFKNASKEKEYAYIWDGCLNIIPFQAKNYILQQLGVENNKTRT